ATAGACCTGCTTGCCTTATTTTTTTCTTCGATCCGTCACAGAGCCGCGCGCGTGAGCGAGCGGACACGCTCGGCGGTAATATTATGCTCGGCCAGCAGTAATATTCTGCTCGGCTTGTGCAACCATCCCATGTAAATTCATTCGATGTCGTGACATTGAGCCGTGTGCCCGCGCGGGCGGGTCCGCTTGCTTACGCTCGCGGCACCGTGACGCGCTAGCGCGCCAGCATCGCTTCCAGGCGCCGCTTCGCCTCGGGCCATTCTGAATCGATGATGCTGAAATAGACCGAGTTGCGGATGCGGCCGCTGGAAACGATCATGTGATTGCGGAAGTGGCCTTCTTCTTTCGCCCCCAGCCGCGCGATGGCGGCGCGGGAGCGTTCGTTTAGTTCATCGGTCTTCAGCGCCACGCGAATGCAACCCCATTGCTCGAAGGCGTGGCGCAGCATCAGGAATTTAGCTTCCGTGTTGATGGCGGTGCGCTGCCATTGTGGCGGGATCCACGTCCAGCCGATCTCCACGTTACGATTAGGGCAGTCGATCGTCAGAAATCGTGTGGACCCCACGACGTTGCCGGAGTGTCGGTCAATCGTCGCAAATGGCAGCGAGACGCCGGCGGCCTGCTC
This sequence is a window from Acidobacteriota bacterium. Protein-coding genes within it:
- a CDS encoding N-acetyltransferase — its product is MMEIQPVILEGASVRLEPLCADHLAGLCAVGLDENIWRWFRVEITTRQEMQEFIDTALDEQAAGVSLPFATIDRHSGNVVGSTRFLTIDCPNRNVEIGWTWIPPQWQRTAINTEAKFLMLRHAFEQWGCIRVALKTDELNERSRAAIARLGAKEEGHFRNHMIVSSGRIRNSVYFSIIDSEWPEAKRRLEAMLAR